From Nicotiana tabacum cultivar K326 chromosome 20, ASM71507v2, whole genome shotgun sequence, one genomic window encodes:
- the LOC107813117 gene encoding RING-H2 finger protein ATL70-like — protein MLFFSPFLKNENSNEDVQEVVVEVGLDEETLLSYPKLLYSEAKVNHKDSTLTCCSICLADYKNSDMLRLLPDCGHLFHLKCVDPWLRLNPTCPVCRTSPLATPQSTPLAEVVQGFCSTADSPEIRVCS, from the coding sequence atgctATTCTTTTCTCCATTCctgaaaaatgaaaatagcaacGAGGACGTTCAAGAAGTTGTGGTAGAAGTGGGGCTTGATGAGGAAACCCTATTGAGTTATCCAAAGTTGCTGTATTCAGAAGCTAAGGTCAATCACAAGGATTCAACATTGACTTGTTGCTCAATTTGTTTGGCGGATTACAAGAACAGTGACATGTTAAGGCTATTGCCGGATTGTGGGCATTTGTTTCACTTAAAATGCGTAGATCCATGGCTGAGGTTAAATCCAACTTGTCCTGTTTGTAGAACTTCTCCATTGGCAACACCACAATCCACTCCTCTGGCTGAAGTTGTTCAGGGTTTTTGCTCGACGGCGGATtcgccggaaattagggtttgttcttga